One genomic region from Ornithinicoccus hortensis encodes:
- a CDS encoding Nramp family divalent metal transporter gives MTEHAGLETQLSREKDPYRLDPENIQDPPKTWKGSLRFLGPGMITSAAVVGSGELLTATALGAQVGFVLFWLVFVSTFVKVWVQVELARWSISTGKPAINGYNDVPPKIAGRGWMAWLVLFMFLQFLIGQAGVIGGSALAFSMLLPIGGDPFSTMSIGIWVLILVLVVIAIHISNRYEIVEKLSTVLVVLVTLFAVVMVFLVQFTEFSWSIADLAGGMRLQIAAGGMGVALAMFGMTGVGAGEITAYTYWTVEKGFAAWTGPNDGSEAWAQRARGWIKVMKLDAWVSWVIYTVSTVAFYMLGAAVLHPQGLNPQGTEVMEVISRIFSGTVGEWGGVVFLFGAGVALYKTIIANVPSLGRQVGDTLSVFGAFDWTDMHKRDTWMRVIMIVLPITWGTLAVVVNSPLALVIVAGILNSLYLMGVAVSTLYLSRTETDPRVKDGKVFTTLLIVSAIAIFSVGIISLIDMF, from the coding sequence TTGACCGAACACGCGGGGCTTGAGACCCAACTCTCTCGGGAGAAGGACCCCTACCGTCTCGACCCGGAGAACATCCAGGACCCACCGAAGACCTGGAAGGGCAGCCTGCGCTTCCTCGGCCCCGGCATGATCACCAGCGCCGCCGTCGTGGGGTCGGGCGAGTTGCTCACCGCCACCGCGCTGGGCGCCCAGGTCGGGTTCGTCCTGTTCTGGCTCGTCTTCGTCTCCACCTTCGTCAAGGTGTGGGTCCAGGTCGAGCTCGCCCGGTGGTCGATCTCCACGGGCAAGCCCGCCATCAACGGCTACAACGACGTCCCGCCCAAGATCGCCGGCCGGGGCTGGATGGCATGGCTGGTGCTGTTCATGTTCCTGCAGTTCCTGATCGGTCAGGCCGGGGTCATCGGCGGCAGCGCGCTCGCCTTCTCGATGTTGCTCCCCATCGGGGGCGATCCGTTCTCCACCATGTCCATCGGCATCTGGGTGCTCATCCTCGTGCTGGTCGTCATCGCGATCCACATCTCCAACCGCTACGAGATCGTCGAGAAGCTGTCCACCGTGCTGGTGGTGCTGGTCACCCTGTTCGCCGTGGTGATGGTCTTCCTGGTGCAGTTCACCGAGTTCTCCTGGAGCATCGCCGACCTGGCGGGTGGGATGCGCCTGCAGATCGCGGCCGGCGGCATGGGCGTGGCCCTGGCGATGTTCGGGATGACCGGTGTGGGGGCCGGTGAGATCACCGCCTACACCTACTGGACGGTCGAGAAGGGCTTCGCCGCCTGGACCGGACCCAACGACGGTTCCGAGGCCTGGGCGCAGCGCGCCCGCGGCTGGATCAAGGTCATGAAGCTCGACGCCTGGGTCTCCTGGGTCATCTACACCGTCTCCACCGTCGCCTTCTACATGCTCGGCGCCGCGGTGCTGCACCCGCAGGGCCTGAACCCGCAGGGCACCGAGGTGATGGAGGTCATCTCCAGGATCTTCAGCGGCACGGTCGGCGAGTGGGGCGGCGTGGTCTTCCTCTTCGGTGCCGGCGTCGCGCTCTACAAGACGATCATCGCCAACGTGCCCAGCCTGGGCCGACAGGTCGGCGACACGCTGTCGGTCTTCGGCGCCTTCGACTGGACCGACATGCACAAGCGCGACACCTGGATGCGCGTCATCATGATCGTGCTGCCGATCACCTGGGGCACGCTGGCCGTCGTGGTCAACTCGCCCCTGGCCCTGGTGATCGTCGCCGGCATCCTGAACTCGCTGTACCTGATGGGCGTGGCCGTCTCCACGCTGTACCTGTCCCGGACCGAGACCGACCCGCGGGTCAAGGACGGCAAGGTGTTCACCACCCTGCTGATCGTCTCGGCGATCGCGATCTTCTCGGTCGGGATCATCTCTCTCATCGACATGTTCTGA
- a CDS encoding FecCD family ABC transporter permease: MTTLNLWRRSPRRRTIVSGWVLRLGPFSLRVAPRALGVGLVLALVTAVIGIVTMTTGTLEVAPDDVFRALVGDGEERVVRTVRGRRLPRFLTAALVGGSLGIAGSVFQSLSRNALGSPDIIGFTTGAATGAVIQILLLGGGLLQTAVAAVVGGVVTALAVYALSRRDGVSAGIRLVLVGIGVGAILAAINSFLMVRADIRDAEMVQRWEAGSLIGRGWPHVVSVAVAVVILVPLIMACSRQVTYVEMGDDSAYSLGIPVERYRFAALVFAVALTGVAVAATGPIAFIALAAPQIVRRLSHRGGVVVLPSFMMGALLLSLADLISQRIDFGVPAPVGLVTAVIGGLYLIWLLARRA; this comes from the coding sequence GTGACGACCCTGAACCTGTGGCGGCGCTCGCCGCGCCGACGCACCATCGTCAGCGGCTGGGTGCTGCGGCTCGGGCCCTTCTCGCTGCGGGTGGCTCCGCGGGCGCTTGGGGTCGGTCTCGTCCTGGCCCTGGTCACCGCCGTCATCGGCATCGTCACGATGACTACCGGCACCCTGGAGGTGGCCCCGGACGACGTCTTCCGGGCGCTCGTGGGGGACGGCGAGGAGCGGGTGGTGCGGACGGTGCGCGGCCGTCGGCTGCCCCGGTTCCTCACCGCAGCGCTGGTCGGCGGCAGCCTCGGCATCGCCGGGTCGGTCTTCCAGAGCCTGTCCCGCAACGCCCTGGGATCCCCGGACATCATCGGGTTCACGACCGGGGCGGCGACCGGCGCGGTGATCCAGATCCTGCTTCTCGGCGGCGGGCTGCTGCAGACCGCCGTGGCTGCCGTCGTCGGCGGGGTGGTGACGGCCCTTGCCGTCTACGCGTTGTCCCGGAGGGACGGGGTGAGCGCGGGGATCCGGTTGGTCCTGGTCGGCATCGGTGTGGGCGCCATCCTGGCGGCTATCAATTCCTTCCTGATGGTGCGCGCCGACATCCGCGACGCCGAGATGGTGCAGCGCTGGGAGGCCGGGTCGTTGATCGGTCGCGGCTGGCCCCACGTGGTCAGCGTCGCCGTCGCGGTGGTGATCCTGGTCCCGCTGATCATGGCCTGCTCTCGGCAGGTGACGTACGTGGAGATGGGCGACGACTCCGCATACTCGCTGGGGATCCCGGTCGAGCGCTACCGGTTCGCCGCCCTGGTCTTCGCGGTCGCCCTCACCGGTGTGGCGGTCGCCGCCACCGGCCCGATCGCCTTCATCGCCCTGGCGGCCCCACAGATCGTGCGACGGCTGAGCCACCGCGGGGGCGTCGTGGTGCTGCCCTCCTTCATGATGGGCGCGCTCCTGCTGTCGCTGGCCGACCTGATCAGCCAACGCATCGACTTCGGGGTGCCCGCCCCCGTCGGCCTGGTGACGGCCGTCATCGGCGGCCTCTACCTCATCTGGTTGCTCGCCCGACGAGCCTGA
- a CDS encoding alpha/beta fold hydrolase, producing MTPRATPGLDPAWSRTVRSPDAEGVPRTWHVLDNLAQLQERGEQVVGTVVCVHGNPTWSYLWRRVLAQAPPGWRVVAPDHLGMGWSERLTDPRGLGQRIADLDALTTTLGVSGPVVLLAHDWGGPIGLGWALRQRTDLAGVVLTNTAVHQPSDAAFPAAIRVAHSSAMLDLVCRRTPAFVRAATATCRPALPAPVRDAFAAPYATAGRRQAVADFVADIPFRSGHPSAPVLDDIAGRLSSELADVPTLLVWGPRDPVFSQRYLEDLLRRLPHADVHRYQDASHLVLEDRPEGVDLIWSWIEGSVGAAGLSGDPIILPFGAEASRDEAPGSGVKQPDSAPGVPIRVDTTHPDDTSIAELTDHGRTITFGALAERVAAVAAALHARGVREGDRVAVLVPPGIDLTTLVYAVWRLGGVIVVADAGLGLRRLGGALRGAGPDHVVGIGKALLLARGTRVPGQRIRFDTADADTLALEGAALPPAPEPAADAEADGAILFTSGATGPPKGVIYTRGRLEAQVALLRDTFDLVPGDRLVAAFAPFALYGPALGLGSAVPDMDVTAPHTLTAAALAEAVAAVRASVVFASPAALRNVVATADDLTRRQAHALQRPRLVLSAGAPVPVALLHRVRALLPHAATHTPYGMTEALPVATIDPTTGDPTDTTDTDPATGEPDGPGGVCVGIPVDRVEVRIAPLDAEGRAGDGLTDEVGVTGEIVVRGPHTKARYDRLWGTQQASERPAGWHRTGDVGELDDRGRLWVQGRLVHVVSTPDGPVTPYAVEHRIERLDGVSAAAVVGVGPRGTQQVVAVVVPEERIASGLRRLGGTPLAGADLAARVRETAGVPVAAVLLRDWLPVDVRHASKVDRGALAVWATRLLHDRPAARALARRSGQAPATKSR from the coding sequence GTGACACCCCGCGCCACGCCGGGGCTGGACCCGGCGTGGTCACGCACCGTCCGCTCCCCCGACGCCGAGGGTGTCCCGCGCACCTGGCACGTCCTGGACAACCTGGCCCAGTTGCAGGAGCGGGGCGAGCAGGTGGTCGGCACCGTCGTCTGCGTGCACGGCAACCCGACGTGGTCCTACCTGTGGCGCCGCGTCCTGGCCCAGGCGCCCCCCGGGTGGCGCGTGGTCGCCCCGGACCACCTCGGGATGGGGTGGTCCGAACGGCTCACCGACCCGCGCGGCCTCGGCCAGCGGATCGCCGACCTCGACGCCCTCACCACCACCCTCGGGGTGTCCGGGCCCGTCGTGCTGCTGGCGCACGACTGGGGAGGTCCGATCGGGCTGGGCTGGGCGCTGCGGCAGCGCACCGACCTGGCGGGGGTGGTGCTCACCAACACGGCCGTGCACCAGCCGTCGGACGCCGCCTTCCCCGCCGCCATCCGGGTGGCGCACAGCTCGGCGATGCTCGACCTGGTGTGCCGCCGCACCCCGGCCTTCGTCCGGGCGGCGACCGCCACATGCCGGCCCGCGCTCCCGGCCCCGGTCCGGGACGCCTTCGCCGCGCCGTACGCCACCGCGGGCCGCCGTCAGGCGGTCGCCGACTTCGTCGCCGACATCCCGTTCCGGTCCGGCCACCCCAGCGCCCCCGTCCTGGACGACATCGCCGGCCGCCTGTCCTCCGAGCTTGCCGACGTCCCCACCCTCCTGGTGTGGGGCCCCCGCGACCCGGTGTTCTCCCAGCGCTACCTCGAGGACCTGCTGCGCCGCCTCCCCCACGCCGACGTCCACCGCTACCAGGACGCCTCCCACCTGGTCCTGGAGGACCGCCCCGAGGGCGTCGACCTGATCTGGTCCTGGATCGAGGGGTCCGTCGGAGCTGCAGGATTATCGGGTGACCCGATAATCCTGCCCTTCGGGGCAGAAGCTTCCCGGGACGAAGCGCCAGGTTCCGGGGTGAAGCAACCGGACAGCGCCCCCGGGGTCCCGATCAGGGTCGACACCACCCACCCGGACGACACGTCCATCGCCGAGCTCACCGACCACGGCCGCACCATCACCTTCGGGGCACTGGCCGAGCGCGTGGCGGCCGTGGCGGCGGCGCTGCACGCCCGCGGGGTGCGCGAGGGAGACCGGGTCGCGGTGCTGGTGCCTCCGGGGATCGACCTCACCACGCTGGTGTATGCCGTGTGGCGGCTGGGCGGGGTCATCGTGGTCGCCGACGCCGGGCTGGGGCTGCGTCGCCTCGGCGGCGCCCTGCGCGGCGCGGGGCCCGACCACGTCGTCGGGATCGGCAAGGCGCTGCTGCTGGCCCGCGGGACCCGCGTGCCCGGCCAGCGGATCCGGTTCGACACCGCCGACGCCGACACCCTGGCCCTCGAGGGAGCGGCCCTGCCCCCCGCCCCGGAGCCCGCGGCGGACGCGGAGGCGGACGGGGCGATCCTGTTCACCTCCGGCGCGACCGGCCCACCCAAGGGGGTGATCTACACCCGGGGCCGGTTGGAGGCCCAGGTCGCCCTGCTGCGGGACACCTTCGACCTCGTGCCCGGCGACCGGCTGGTCGCGGCGTTCGCCCCGTTCGCCCTCTACGGGCCCGCGCTCGGGCTGGGCTCGGCCGTCCCGGACATGGACGTCACGGCCCCCCACACGCTCACCGCGGCCGCGCTGGCCGAGGCGGTCGCGGCCGTCCGGGCCAGCGTGGTCTTCGCCTCCCCCGCGGCGCTGCGCAACGTGGTGGCCACCGCCGACGACCTGACCCGGCGGCAGGCACACGCCCTCCAGCGGCCGCGCCTGGTGCTCTCCGCCGGTGCCCCCGTGCCGGTGGCGCTGCTCCACCGGGTCCGCGCCCTGCTGCCGCACGCGGCGACCCACACGCCCTACGGCATGACCGAGGCGCTGCCCGTCGCCACGATCGACCCGACGACCGGTGACCCCACGGACACCACCGACACCGACCCGGCCACCGGCGAACCCGACGGACCCGGCGGCGTGTGCGTCGGCATACCGGTGGACCGCGTCGAGGTGCGGATCGCCCCGCTGGACGCCGAGGGCCGGGCCGGGGACGGGTTGACCGACGAGGTCGGCGTCACCGGCGAGATCGTGGTGCGCGGCCCGCACACCAAGGCCCGGTACGACCGCCTCTGGGGCACCCAGCAGGCCAGCGAGCGACCCGCCGGGTGGCACCGCACGGGCGACGTCGGCGAGCTCGACGACCGGGGCCGGCTCTGGGTGCAGGGCCGGCTGGTGCACGTGGTGTCCACCCCGGACGGCCCGGTGACCCCGTATGCCGTGGAGCACCGGATCGAGCGCCTGGACGGCGTCAGCGCCGCCGCCGTGGTCGGGGTCGGCCCCCGGGGCACGCAACAGGTGGTCGCGGTGGTCGTCCCGGAGGAGCGGATCGCCTCGGGTCTGCGGCGGCTCGGGGGGACCCCGCTCGCCGGCGCCGACCTCGCCGCCCGAGTGCGGGAGACCGCCGGCGTGCCCGTCGCGGCCGTGCTCCTGCGGGACTGGCTGCCGGTCGACGTGCGGCACGCCTCGAAGGTCGACCGCGGCGCGCTGGCCGTCTGGGCGACCCGCCTGCTGCACGACCGTCCGGCCGCCCGGGCACTGGCCCGCCGTTCCGGCCAGGCCCCGGCCACCAAGAGCCGCTGA
- the fepB gene encoding Fe2+-enterobactin ABC transporter substrate-binding protein: MEPDLIIGSTVGADATVDSYDQLSEIAPTIMLDYGAHTWEDLAVTLGEATGAEDGVQVALDDFEAYVDEAAASLTLPGQTATALAYNGADGGGVFSAESSQAAILIGLGFDYVVGPEDLADQVRSDVSFFTAENLPAALANPEVVFVIAGGDEQADSLVNDPLLANTPAVANGQVYATGPTSFRIDYYSGKQMIDAIVAGLGGE; the protein is encoded by the coding sequence ATGGAGCCCGACCTGATCATCGGCTCCACCGTCGGCGCCGACGCCACGGTCGACTCCTACGACCAGCTCAGCGAGATCGCGCCGACGATCATGCTGGACTACGGCGCCCACACCTGGGAGGACCTCGCCGTCACCCTCGGGGAGGCGACCGGTGCCGAGGACGGCGTCCAGGTGGCCCTGGACGACTTCGAGGCCTACGTCGACGAGGCGGCGGCCTCGTTGACGCTCCCGGGCCAGACCGCGACCGCCCTGGCATACAACGGGGCCGACGGCGGTGGCGTGTTCAGCGCGGAGAGCTCGCAGGCGGCCATCCTGATCGGTCTCGGGTTCGACTACGTGGTCGGCCCGGAGGACCTCGCCGACCAGGTCCGGAGTGACGTGAGCTTCTTCACCGCCGAGAACCTGCCCGCCGCCCTCGCCAACCCCGAGGTGGTCTTCGTCATCGCCGGCGGCGACGAGCAGGCCGACTCCTTGGTGAACGACCCGCTGCTGGCCAACACGCCGGCGGTGGCCAACGGACAGGTGTACGCCACCGGCCCGACCTCGTTCCGGATCGACTACTACTCCGGCAAGCAGATGATCGACGCGATCGTTGCGGGGCTCGGCGGCGAGTGA
- a CDS encoding superoxide dismutase, with protein sequence MADYALPDLSYDYGALAPHISGEIMELHHSKHHAAYVTGANTALEKLAEARDKDDFASVNMLEKNLAFNLGGHVNHSVFWKNLSPDGGDKPEGDLAAAIEDQFGSFDGFRAHFTANATGIQGSGWSILAWDSVGQKLIIVQLYDQQGNLPIGLVPLLLLDMWEHAFYLDYKNVKADYVTAWWNIINWADVATRFEDARTKTAGLIVPQ encoded by the coding sequence ATGGCTGACTATGCCCTTCCCGACCTGTCCTACGACTACGGGGCACTGGCCCCGCACATCTCCGGCGAGATCATGGAGTTGCACCACTCCAAGCACCACGCCGCCTACGTGACCGGGGCGAACACCGCCCTGGAGAAGCTGGCCGAGGCCCGCGACAAGGACGACTTCGCCAGCGTCAACATGCTGGAGAAGAACCTCGCCTTCAACCTGGGCGGGCACGTGAACCACTCGGTGTTCTGGAAGAACCTGTCCCCGGACGGCGGTGACAAGCCCGAGGGCGACCTGGCCGCCGCGATCGAGGACCAGTTCGGCTCCTTCGACGGCTTCCGGGCGCACTTCACCGCCAACGCGACCGGCATCCAGGGCTCCGGCTGGTCCATCCTGGCCTGGGACAGCGTGGGCCAGAAGCTGATCATCGTCCAGCTCTACGACCAGCAGGGCAACCTGCCGATCGGCCTGGTCCCGCTGCTCCTGCTGGACATGTGGGAGCACGCGTTCTACCTGGACTACAAGAACGTCAAGGCCGACTACGTCACGGCCTGGTGGAACATCATCAACTGGGCCGACGTCGCGACCCGCTTCGAGGACGCGCGCACCAAGACGGCGGGTCTGATCGTCCCCCAGTGA
- a CDS encoding FecCD family ABC transporter permease, which yields MAGVGGLAIGSHPVPLGTTIDAIFHYDPTNSDHLIVVKSRVPRLVLGIVVGAALGAAGALMQAVTRNPLAEPGLLGVNAGAAFAVVIAIGYLGVTTVGGYLWFAFIGAALSSVLVYLLGTAHRSQGTPVRMALAGAAISVLLLALTNSMLLGNQAAFNQFRYWAVGSLQGRGLDVTVIVLPFVLAGVAITLVLIRPLNAIALGEDASRALGVNPGVTRAGAAIAVVLLAGAATAAAVPIGFVGLAAPHIVRSLVGPDQRLLLPTVLVVAPAFLVAADTVGRWAIAPGELQTGIAAAVLGGPVFVMLVRSRRMASL from the coding sequence GTGGCCGGCGTCGGAGGCCTGGCGATCGGCTCCCACCCCGTGCCGCTCGGCACCACGATCGACGCGATCTTCCATTACGACCCCACCAACAGCGACCACCTGATCGTCGTGAAGTCCCGGGTGCCACGGCTCGTGCTGGGCATCGTCGTGGGAGCGGCCCTGGGCGCGGCCGGGGCCCTGATGCAGGCGGTGACCCGCAACCCCCTGGCCGAGCCCGGACTCCTGGGCGTGAACGCCGGGGCGGCGTTCGCCGTCGTGATCGCCATCGGCTACCTCGGCGTCACCACCGTGGGGGGTTACCTGTGGTTCGCCTTCATCGGGGCCGCGCTCAGCTCGGTGCTGGTCTACCTGCTGGGCACCGCCCACCGGAGCCAGGGGACCCCCGTGCGGATGGCGCTCGCCGGCGCCGCGATCAGCGTGCTGCTCCTCGCCCTGACCAACTCGATGCTGCTGGGGAACCAGGCGGCCTTCAACCAGTTCCGGTACTGGGCCGTGGGGAGCCTGCAGGGGCGGGGCCTGGACGTGACCGTGATCGTCCTCCCGTTCGTGCTGGCGGGTGTGGCGATCACGCTCGTCCTGATCAGGCCGTTGAACGCGATCGCGCTGGGCGAGGACGCCTCCCGCGCGCTGGGGGTGAACCCGGGGGTGACCCGCGCGGGGGCGGCCATCGCGGTCGTCCTCCTCGCCGGGGCAGCCACGGCCGCCGCCGTGCCGATCGGCTTCGTCGGACTGGCCGCCCCGCACATCGTGCGCTCCCTCGTCGGCCCCGACCAGCGACTGCTGCTGCCCACGGTCCTGGTGGTGGCGCCGGCCTTCCTGGTGGCCGCCGACACGGTCGGGCGCTGGGCGATCGCGCCGGGTGAGCTCCAGACCGGCATCGCGGCGGCCGTGCTCGGTGGGCCGGTCTTCGTGATGCTGGTCCGCTCGCGGAGGATGGCCTCGTTGTGA
- a CDS encoding 3-oxoacyl-ACP synthase III, protein MNGNSTFRYHDTAVLSITAVDAPVVMTSAEFDTRIGDSYRRNGLRPGMLENLAGITERRWWADGTSFVDGAIEAGAKAIAASGVDPQRIGLMINTSVCRDNLEPSVAVRIHHELGMPSHCLNFDLTNACLGFVNGMQLAATMIDAGQIDYALIVDGEDARRTHENTLDRLSSEDATAEDLLGEFASLTLGSGAAAMVLGRASEHPEGHRVVGGVSRAATENHGLCVGDYEKMSTDTRGLLVAGMQLAGELWEDARSEFDWADMDRYIVHQVSQVHTKQTVKSLGLDLDRVPLTFPYLGNVGPAAVAITLAKEAEELTSGDRVLMMGIGSGLNMTCLELAW, encoded by the coding sequence ATGAACGGCAACTCCACATTCCGCTACCACGACACCGCGGTCCTCTCGATCACGGCGGTCGACGCGCCGGTGGTGATGACCTCGGCGGAGTTCGACACCCGGATCGGCGACTCCTACCGGCGCAACGGGTTGCGCCCCGGGATGCTGGAGAACCTGGCCGGGATCACCGAGCGGCGCTGGTGGGCGGACGGCACCAGCTTCGTCGACGGTGCGATCGAGGCCGGGGCCAAGGCGATCGCGGCCTCCGGGGTCGACCCGCAGCGGATCGGGCTGATGATCAACACCTCGGTGTGCCGGGACAACCTGGAGCCCTCGGTCGCGGTCCGGATCCACCACGAGCTGGGGATGCCGAGCCACTGCCTCAACTTCGACCTGACCAACGCCTGCCTCGGCTTCGTCAACGGGATGCAGCTGGCGGCCACGATGATCGACGCCGGTCAGATCGACTACGCCCTGATCGTGGACGGGGAGGACGCCCGCCGCACCCACGAGAACACCCTGGACCGGCTGTCCTCCGAGGACGCCACCGCCGAGGACCTGCTCGGGGAGTTCGCCAGCCTGACCCTGGGGTCGGGCGCGGCGGCCATGGTGCTGGGCCGGGCCAGTGAGCACCCGGAGGGGCACCGGGTCGTCGGGGGCGTCTCCCGTGCCGCCACGGAGAACCACGGGCTGTGCGTCGGGGACTACGAGAAGATGAGCACCGACACCCGGGGCCTGCTGGTGGCGGGTATGCAGCTGGCCGGGGAACTCTGGGAGGACGCCAGGTCCGAGTTCGACTGGGCCGACATGGACCGCTACATCGTGCACCAGGTCTCCCAGGTGCACACCAAGCAGACCGTCAAGTCGCTCGGCCTGGACCTGGACCGGGTGCCGCTGACCTTCCCCTACCTGGGCAACGTGGGCCCGGCGGCCGTCGCCATCACGCTGGCCAAGGAGGCCGAGGAACTGACCTCCGGGGACCGGGTGCTGATGATGGGCATCGGCTCCGGCCTGAACATGACGTGCCTGGAACTGGCCTGGTGA
- a CDS encoding L-idonate 5-dehydrogenase — protein MQAVVVHGAGDLRVEDVPDPTCPPDAVLVRMEWGGVCGSDLSYWKNGASGTAILRDPLVLGHEVAGRVAEIGAAVDPAALGDIEVGTPVTVHPATLVGDEGLPEDLADRTNLWPQVRYFGSAAFQPHEAGGFSELRAVRPDQLRRLPDGVSTREAALAEPLGVAIHALHRAGDITGRSLLVNGCGPIGLLAVAAARAMGARHITAADLSPAALDLATALGADAVVDISAGDALPADVEIAVEASGAPRALGGVIAAVRRGGVLVQVGNLPAGEVSAALGNIVTREIDYRGSYRFVDEISEALTMLAGPVDFTPVITHTFDLAQAQEAFEVAADRSTGSSKVLLRLS, from the coding sequence GTGCAAGCTGTCGTCGTTCACGGAGCCGGAGACCTGCGGGTCGAGGACGTGCCGGACCCCACCTGTCCCCCGGACGCTGTGCTGGTCCGGATGGAGTGGGGCGGGGTGTGCGGGTCCGACCTGTCCTACTGGAAGAACGGGGCCTCGGGGACCGCCATCCTGCGGGACCCCCTGGTCCTGGGCCACGAGGTGGCCGGCCGGGTCGCCGAGATCGGCGCGGCCGTGGACCCCGCCGCCCTCGGGGACATCGAGGTCGGCACCCCGGTGACGGTCCACCCCGCCACCCTGGTTGGGGACGAGGGCCTGCCCGAAGACCTGGCCGACCGGACCAACCTGTGGCCCCAGGTGCGCTACTTCGGCTCGGCCGCCTTCCAGCCGCACGAGGCGGGTGGCTTCAGCGAGTTGCGGGCCGTCCGGCCCGACCAGCTCCGCCGGCTGCCGGACGGGGTGTCGACCCGGGAGGCGGCCCTGGCCGAGCCGCTGGGCGTCGCGATCCACGCCCTGCACCGCGCCGGGGACATCACCGGCCGGTCGCTGCTCGTCAACGGCTGTGGTCCGATCGGGTTGCTGGCCGTGGCCGCGGCCCGCGCCATGGGCGCCCGCCACATCACGGCCGCGGACCTGTCCCCCGCGGCGCTCGACCTGGCGACCGCCCTCGGCGCCGACGCGGTGGTGGACATCTCCGCCGGCGACGCGCTGCCGGCGGACGTCGAGATCGCGGTCGAGGCGTCCGGGGCCCCCAGGGCCCTGGGCGGGGTCATCGCCGCGGTCCGCCGCGGCGGCGTGCTGGTCCAGGTGGGCAACCTGCCCGCCGGCGAGGTGAGCGCGGCGCTGGGCAACATCGTCACGCGGGAGATCGACTACCGGGGCTCCTACCGGTTCGTCGACGAGATCTCCGAGGCGCTGACCATGCTGGCCGGCCCGGTCGACTTCACCCCCGTGATCACCCACACCTTCGACCTGGCGCAGGCCCAGGAGGCGTTCGAGGTGGCCGCCGACCGGTCCACCGGCTCCAGCAAGGTCCTGCTCCGACTCAGCTGA
- a CDS encoding LppX_LprAFG lipoprotein has translation MKLLTKTRTSGLAVAGLALVLAGCGDSDAPEVVEPSQSQGSDEGADEPVDEGDTGDETGDEDGGDTGDTGGDTGEETGDEDGGDTGDSGDEGGTAAGSDVDKDEFMARLKAPGNDVLGSFAFDMSMEGQGQNITMTGQADMRGNSPAMEATMEIAELGQVHMIMLDGSMYMSIPEMTGEGKYIRMGPEELALGGGEDPTSAIDMESTWDAWDEGTTSITLVGTEQIEGESMEHYTLNVDTAAAMEASGQESVAGMPDTIAYDVWVDDNDLMRKVAFDMADVKTEMTINSWGEDVDVQAPAESDLMEMPGGR, from the coding sequence ATGAAGCTTCTGACCAAGACCCGGACGAGCGGCCTGGCGGTGGCCGGCCTGGCGCTGGTGCTGGCCGGCTGCGGGGACAGCGACGCCCCGGAGGTCGTCGAGCCGAGCCAGTCCCAGGGGTCCGACGAGGGCGCCGACGAGCCGGTGGACGAGGGGGACACCGGCGACGAGACCGGGGACGAGGACGGTGGCGACACCGGGGACACGGGCGGCGACACCGGTGAGGAGACCGGGGACGAGGACGGTGGTGACACCGGGGACTCCGGGGACGAGGGCGGCACCGCCGCGGGCTCGGACGTGGACAAGGACGAGTTCATGGCCCGGTTGAAGGCCCCCGGCAACGACGTGCTCGGGTCCTTCGCGTTCGACATGTCGATGGAGGGCCAGGGCCAGAACATCACGATGACCGGTCAGGCCGACATGCGCGGGAACTCCCCGGCGATGGAGGCCACCATGGAGATCGCCGAGCTCGGGCAGGTCCACATGATCATGCTGGACGGCTCCATGTACATGTCCATCCCGGAGATGACCGGCGAGGGCAAGTACATACGGATGGGCCCCGAGGAGCTCGCCCTGGGCGGTGGCGAGGACCCGACGTCGGCCATCGACATGGAGAGCACCTGGGACGCCTGGGACGAGGGGACCACCAGCATCACCCTGGTCGGCACCGAGCAGATCGAGGGCGAGTCCATGGAGCACTACACGCTCAACGTGGACACCGCCGCGGCGATGGAGGCCAGCGGTCAGGAGAGCGTCGCCGGGATGCCCGACACGATCGCCTACGACGTGTGGGTCGACGACAACGACCTGATGCGCAAGGTGGCCTTCGACATGGCGGACGTCAAGACCGAGATGACGATCAATAGCTGGGGCGAGGACGTGGACGTCCAGGCTCCGGCCGAGAGTGACCTGATGGAGATGCCCGGCGGTCGCTGA